A genomic window from Brassica oleracea var. oleracea cultivar TO1000 chromosome C8, BOL, whole genome shotgun sequence includes:
- the LOC106312062 gene encoding GATA transcription factor 11-like has product MMNWLPEEGLTADDFFDDFINTIDFPLQDIDDVTTNGEVEDWEAKFQHLEPPPMDVFTSFPSEFTSSCGVNRLGPLGTVPVLKQSGACGALSGINSSTLHQASSPHDIKVSKLFQSLSPVSVFESNYASFSPQDSRSQRMTSPVKGMRSKRKRPTPTPVRFKYLHSFEASKPEKLTPGESGFRTYYAFEQHAKKGRKISSQVTRKCNHCETTETPQWREGPNGPKTLCNACGVRFRSGRLVPEYRPASSPTFVPSVHSNSHRKIMEMRRNEGDQFHTKMIHGMISRA; this is encoded by the exons ATGATGAATTGGTTACCTGAGGAAGGTCTTACTGCTGATGATTTCTTTGATGACTTCATCAACACCATCGACTTTCCATTACAAGACATTGATGATGTCACCACCAATGGTGAGGTAGAAGATTGGGAAGCCAAATTTCAACACCTCGAACCTCCTCCTATGGATGTCTTTACGAGTTTTCCCTCGGAGTTCACCTCCTCTTGTGGCGTTAACAGGCTCGGCCCTCTGGGGACGGTACCTGTTTTG AAACAGTCCGGTGCTTGTGGAGCCTTGTCTGGCATAAACAGCAGCACTCTCCACCAGGCTTCATCACCTCATGATATCAAAGTCTCAAAGCTGTTTCAGTCTTTAAGCCCAGTGTCAGTTTTTGAGAGCAACTATGCTTCTTTCTCACCACAGGACTCAAGATCTCAGAGAATGACTTCCCCTGTGAAAGGCATGAGAAGCAAGCGCAAACGCCCCACACCCACACCAGTGAGATTCAAATACCTTCACTCGTTTGAAGCCAGTAAGCCTGAGAAGTTAACTCCTGGCGAATCAGGATTCAGGACTTACTATGCTTTTGAACAACATGCCAAGAAGGGACGCAAGATTTCATCCCAAGTGACAAGAAAATGCAATCACTGTGAGACAACCGAGACTCCGCAGTGGAGGGAAGGACCCAATGGACCAAAGACTCTCTGCAACGCTTGCGGCGTGAGGTTCAGATCAGGCCGTCTAGTTCCAGAGTACAGACCAGCCTCGAGCCCGACCTTCGTCCCATCTGTGCATTCAAACTCACACAGGAAGATCATGGAGATGAGGAGGAATGAAGGTGATCAGTTCCACACCAAAATGATTCACGGAATGATATCAAGAGCATAG